A single window of Vibrio stylophorae DNA harbors:
- a CDS encoding SprT family zinc-dependent metalloprotease — protein sequence MNKQKIEISDIQRQQVEQALGQWHHIACQYFQKSPPVPEINFALRGKAAGTAHAQRWLIRLNAVLFCDNQTEFVQQVIPHELAHLWAFYLYGNRQKPHGDAWRAIMTQVFQRPADVTHQFDISASQGERYIYHCACQQHHLTIRRHNKIQRGQTQYRCKTCGETLRAQTQ from the coding sequence ATGAACAAACAAAAGATTGAAATTTCAGACATCCAGCGCCAACAAGTTGAGCAAGCACTTGGCCAGTGGCATCACATCGCTTGTCAGTACTTTCAAAAGTCGCCGCCGGTGCCTGAAATCAACTTTGCGCTGCGAGGTAAAGCTGCGGGCACAGCGCATGCTCAGCGCTGGCTCATACGCCTCAATGCCGTGCTTTTTTGTGATAATCAGACGGAATTTGTTCAGCAGGTAATTCCCCATGAACTGGCGCATCTTTGGGCGTTTTATCTCTATGGCAATCGACAAAAACCCCATGGGGATGCTTGGCGCGCGATCATGACGCAAGTATTTCAACGCCCAGCAGATGTCACCCATCAATTTGATATCAGCGCCAGCCAAGGAGAGCGCTATATCTATCATTGCGCCTGTCAACAGCATCATTTAACCATTCGCCGCCATAACAAGATTCAGCGTGGACAAACCCAATATCGCTGCAAAACATGCGGTGAAACATTGCGCGCACAAACGCAGTAA
- a CDS encoding methyl-accepting chemotaxis protein produces MKLTVKQKLMLSFGSVIALMVLTVGFIFTQVRSAHNISQTIEKSDVPSLVQLLFLVDEVGDVQKATLAYIQGDEDAKAGIHSNYQQFETYFNVLYPLQVNNPGDQQKLDRVKSLMSQYMADLESKILPRVNGVTDSVVIYADIKQLDQRYLVELESTLDGLVDNEILESEKALAGLTNNLTTIEQGMLIATLIAALVASVIAYRLSNSLIRRIEALDQTSRRIAQGDLTMAPLHDNSGDELAHLASSVNEMQNSLRSLIGSISEVGAQVQDVTISLSQASDAIVDGANQQASKSHLIATASEELSLTISEVSQHSTDTADSANQSGDAAQNGQHVIAEMVTNIQQVSTQMEDLSGKMEQLGQRSEEIGSVIKVIKDIAEQTNLLALNAAIEAARAGEFGRGFAVVADEVRALAERTTKATQEVSNIIEAIQQGTREAVNHSEESRALVEIGVTQSAGAGSALEQIVASTEEVMSKIHTIATATEEQSHVTREIASDVTVINDLSQQALAHASESSASVSQLTVRVQELEALINRFRLS; encoded by the coding sequence ATGAAACTCACTGTAAAACAAAAATTAATGCTTTCTTTTGGCAGTGTTATCGCACTTATGGTGCTCACTGTCGGTTTTATTTTTACCCAAGTCAGAAGTGCACACAATATTTCTCAAACGATTGAAAAAAGTGATGTGCCAAGTCTGGTACAACTGCTCTTTTTGGTTGATGAAGTAGGCGATGTGCAAAAAGCAACGCTTGCTTATATTCAAGGTGATGAAGACGCCAAGGCGGGTATTCACTCAAACTATCAGCAGTTCGAAACCTATTTCAATGTGCTGTATCCGCTGCAGGTGAATAACCCAGGCGATCAGCAAAAACTGGATCGCGTAAAATCCTTGATGAGTCAGTATATGGCTGATCTGGAAAGTAAAATTCTACCACGCGTGAATGGCGTCACTGATTCTGTCGTAATTTATGCCGATATTAAACAGCTTGATCAACGCTATTTGGTTGAGTTGGAATCAACTTTAGATGGTTTAGTGGATAACGAAATCCTGGAATCTGAAAAAGCTTTGGCAGGTCTTACCAACAACCTTACCACTATTGAGCAAGGGATGTTGATTGCAACACTGATTGCTGCTTTGGTGGCCAGTGTGATTGCTTATCGTCTATCAAACTCGTTGATTCGTCGTATTGAAGCTTTGGATCAAACCTCACGTCGCATTGCGCAGGGTGATTTGACTATGGCGCCGCTGCACGATAACAGTGGTGATGAGCTAGCGCATTTGGCATCGTCAGTAAATGAGATGCAAAACTCGCTACGTAGTTTGATTGGCTCCATTTCTGAGGTGGGTGCGCAGGTACAAGATGTGACGATTTCTCTGTCTCAAGCCAGTGACGCCATTGTCGATGGTGCGAATCAGCAAGCCAGCAAATCACATTTGATTGCCACTGCCTCTGAAGAGTTAAGTTTGACCATTTCAGAAGTGTCGCAGCACAGTACCGATACCGCAGATAGTGCTAATCAGTCTGGCGATGCAGCGCAAAATGGTCAGCATGTCATTGCAGAAATGGTGACTAATATTCAGCAAGTATCTACTCAGATGGAAGATCTGTCTGGCAAGATGGAGCAGCTCGGTCAGCGCAGCGAAGAGATTGGCAGCGTGATCAAGGTGATCAAAGATATTGCAGAGCAAACTAACCTATTGGCATTGAACGCTGCCATCGAAGCGGCACGTGCGGGTGAATTTGGCCGCGGTTTTGCGGTGGTTGCCGATGAAGTGCGCGCACTGGCTGAGCGTACCACCAAAGCGACGCAAGAAGTGTCTAATATTATTGAAGCGATTCAGCAAGGTACCCGCGAAGCGGTGAATCACTCTGAAGAGAGTCGTGCTCTGGTTGAAATTGGTGTCACCCAAAGTGCCGGCGCTGGTAGTGCGTTAGAGCAGATCGTGGCAAGCACTGAAGAGGTGATGAGTAAAATTCACACCATCGCTACGGCGACGGAAGAGCAAAGTCACGTGACCCGTGAAATTGCATCGGATGTCACTGTGATTAACGATTTGTCACAGCAAGCCTTGGCACATGCTTCAGAAAGTAGCGCTAGCGTGTCGCAGCTCACCGTTCGTGTACAAGAGCTAGAAGCCTTGATTAACCGCTTCCGCTTGTCTTAA
- the metK gene encoding methionine adenosyltransferase, which translates to MTKHLFTSESVSEGHPDKIADQISDAVLDAILAQDPKARVACETYVKTGMVMVGGEITTSAWVDIEELTRKTVRDIGYVHSDMGFDADSCAILNTIGKQSPDINQGVDKADPKEQGAGDQGIMFGYATNETDILMPAPITYAHRLVQKQAEVRKSGKLDFLRPDAKSQVTFQYDQGKIVGIDAVVLSTQHSDSVSTPDLREAVMEEIIKPVLPAEWINKDTNFFINPTGRFVIGGPMGDCGLTGRKIIVDTYGGAARHGGGAFSGKDPSKVDRSAAYAARYVAKNIVAAGMADRCEIQLSYAIGVADPTSIMVETFGTEKVSHAIIVEAVRQHFDLRPYGLQEMLNLLQPIYQKTAAYGHFGREEFPWEATDKAQLLRDFAGL; encoded by the coding sequence ATGACCAAACATCTATTTACCTCAGAATCAGTATCTGAAGGTCATCCAGATAAAATTGCGGATCAGATCTCTGATGCCGTGCTTGATGCCATTCTTGCACAAGACCCTAAAGCACGTGTTGCTTGTGAAACCTACGTGAAGACCGGCATGGTCATGGTGGGTGGTGAGATCACCACATCTGCATGGGTTGATATTGAAGAACTCACCCGTAAAACCGTACGTGACATCGGCTATGTTCACTCAGATATGGGTTTTGACGCGGACTCTTGCGCCATTTTGAACACCATCGGTAAACAATCACCAGATATCAACCAAGGCGTTGATAAAGCGGATCCAAAAGAGCAAGGCGCTGGTGACCAAGGCATTATGTTTGGTTATGCAACCAACGAAACTGACATTCTGATGCCAGCACCGATCACCTACGCACACCGTTTGGTTCAAAAACAAGCAGAAGTTCGTAAGAGCGGCAAACTTGATTTCCTTCGCCCAGATGCAAAATCTCAGGTGACCTTCCAATATGACCAAGGCAAGATCGTGGGTATCGATGCAGTGGTTCTTTCAACTCAGCACAGCGACAGCGTAAGCACACCAGATCTTCGCGAAGCGGTGATGGAAGAGATCATCAAGCCTGTATTGCCTGCAGAATGGATCAACAAAGACACCAACTTCTTTATCAACCCAACAGGTCGCTTTGTGATTGGCGGTCCAATGGGTGACTGTGGTCTAACTGGTCGTAAGATCATCGTCGATACCTACGGCGGCGCAGCGCGTCACGGTGGCGGTGCATTCTCTGGTAAAGATCCATCAAAAGTTGACCGCTCTGCCGCTTATGCAGCTCGCTATGTAGCGAAAAACATCGTCGCTGCGGGTATGGCTGACCGCTGTGAGATTCAATTGTCTTACGCAATCGGTGTAGCTGATCCAACATCTATCATGGTAGAAACCTTTGGTACTGAAAAAGTATCTCACGCGATTATCGTTGAAGCCGTTCGCCAACACTTCGACCTTCGCCCATACGGCCTACAAGAGATGTTGAACCTACTGCAACCGATTTACCAAAAAACGGCTGCATACGGTCACTTTGGTCGTGAAGAGTTCCCATGGGAAGCAACGGACAAAGCACAACTTCTTCGTGATTTCGCTGGCCTATAA
- the tkt gene encoding transketolase, whose amino-acid sequence MSSRKQLANAIRALSMDGVQQANSGHPGAPMGMADIAEVLWRDHLKHNPTNPKWADRDRFILSNGHGSMLIYSLLHLTGYDLSIDDLKNFRQLHSKTPGHPEYGYAPGIETTTGPLGQGITNAVGMAMAEKALAAQFNKEGHEIVDHHTYVFMGDGCLMEGISHEACSLAGTLGLGKLIAFWDDNGISIDGHVEGWFSDDTAKRFEAYGWHVIPAVDGHDSAAIEAAIQAAKAETGKPTLICTKTIIGFGSPNKSGSHDCHGAPLGHEEIKAAREFLGWEYGPFEIPADIYAQWDAKEAGQTVESAWDQKFAAYAAAYPELAAEYTRRMSGELPAQWEAETSKIIADLQANPANIASRKASQNALEAFGKMLPEFMGGSADLAPSNLTMWSGSKSLTADDFSGNYIHYGVREFGMTAIINGIALHGGFVPYGATFLMFMEYARNAMRMAALMKVQNIQVYTHDSIGLGEDGPTHQPVEQIASLRLTPNMSTWRPCDQVESAVAWKFAIERKDGPTALIFSRQNLAQQPRDAQQLADITKGGYILKDCAGKPELIFIATGSEVELAVEAAAQLSAEGKQVRVVSMPATDVFDKQDAAYREAVLPSDVTARVAIEAGIADFWYKYVGFDGRIIGMTSFGESAPADELFKMFGFTVENAVDTARELLA is encoded by the coding sequence ATGTCGTCTCGTAAACAACTGGCTAACGCGATTCGCGCGTTGAGCATGGATGGCGTACAACAAGCTAATTCTGGCCACCCGGGCGCACCTATGGGTATGGCAGATATTGCCGAAGTGTTGTGGCGTGATCACCTCAAGCACAACCCAACCAATCCTAAATGGGCCGATCGCGACCGCTTCATCCTGTCTAACGGCCACGGTTCAATGTTGATTTACTCTCTTCTACATTTGACCGGTTACGACCTCTCTATCGACGATCTGAAAAACTTCCGCCAACTTCATTCAAAAACTCCGGGCCACCCAGAGTATGGTTATGCGCCAGGTATTGAAACCACCACAGGTCCACTAGGCCAAGGCATTACCAATGCTGTGGGTATGGCGATGGCTGAAAAAGCGCTTGCGGCTCAATTTAACAAAGAAGGTCATGAGATCGTTGACCACCACACTTATGTGTTCATGGGTGACGGTTGTTTGATGGAAGGTATCTCACACGAAGCCTGTTCTTTGGCGGGTACCTTGGGTTTGGGTAAATTGATCGCATTTTGGGATGACAACGGCATCTCAATCGATGGTCATGTTGAAGGTTGGTTCTCTGACGACACAGCGAAACGCTTTGAAGCTTACGGCTGGCATGTGATTCCTGCGGTTGATGGTCACGATAGCGCGGCGATTGAAGCTGCGATCCAAGCGGCAAAAGCTGAAACAGGCAAGCCAACACTGATCTGTACTAAAACCATTATCGGTTTTGGTTCGCCAAACAAATCTGGCTCACATGACTGTCACGGTGCACCACTAGGTCATGAGGAAATCAAAGCGGCACGTGAATTCCTAGGCTGGGAATACGGTCCATTTGAAATCCCTGCAGATATTTATGCGCAGTGGGATGCAAAAGAAGCCGGTCAAACGGTTGAAAGCGCATGGGATCAAAAATTTGCGGCTTATGCAGCGGCATACCCAGAGCTTGCAGCTGAATATACCCGCCGCATGAGCGGTGAGCTACCAGCACAGTGGGAAGCTGAAACCAGCAAAATCATTGCAGATCTTCAAGCAAATCCTGCCAATATTGCATCTCGTAAAGCGTCACAAAATGCATTGGAAGCCTTTGGTAAAATGCTACCTGAATTTATGGGTGGCTCTGCTGACTTGGCGCCTTCAAACCTTACCATGTGGTCTGGTTCAAAATCACTGACTGCCGATGATTTCTCTGGTAACTACATTCACTACGGTGTGCGTGAATTTGGTATGACCGCGATCATCAACGGTATTGCGCTACACGGTGGCTTTGTTCCTTACGGTGCAACCTTCTTGATGTTTATGGAATACGCGCGTAACGCAATGCGTATGGCTGCACTAATGAAAGTGCAAAACATTCAAGTTTACACCCATGACTCCATTGGCTTGGGTGAAGATGGTCCGACACACCAACCAGTTGAGCAAATTGCTTCTCTTCGTTTGACGCCTAACATGAGCACATGGCGTCCATGTGACCAAGTTGAATCTGCAGTGGCTTGGAAATTTGCAATTGAGCGTAAAGATGGCCCAACAGCGCTAATCTTCTCTCGTCAAAACTTGGCACAGCAACCACGTGACGCGCAGCAATTGGCTGACATCACTAAAGGTGGTTACATCCTGAAAGATTGCGCAGGCAAACCTGAGCTTATCTTTATCGCTACGGGTTCTGAAGTTGAGCTAGCCGTCGAAGCTGCAGCACAGTTGAGCGCTGAAGGTAAACAAGTTCGCGTTGTTTCCATGCCAGCAACTGACGTGTTTGACAAGCAAGATGCGGCTTACCGCGAAGCTGTATTGCCTTCTGATGTAACGGCTCGCGTTGCAATCGAAGCAGGTATTGCTGATTTTTGGTACAAGTATGTTGGCTTTGATGGTCGCATCATCGGTATGACCAGCTTTGGTGAGTCTGCACCTGCAGATGAGCTATTCAAAATGTTTGGTTTCACCGTTGAAAACGCAGTAGATACTGCGCGCGAATTGCTTGCTTAA
- a CDS encoding phospholipase D family protein produces the protein MKKAFLILAVLVAILVFYGLGRAHEVNKSKSYQLPVDEQTTLAQWRLTLRAQLSALASQTSVRNLARRDDALLARLGLIANAEQSIDLQYYIFAEDEVGHLLSFALWQAAERGVRVRMLLDDMQKRSDDTLLKLAAHPNIEVRLFNPLGSRVLGSIALLADVGSLNRRMHNKALIVDGVGAVVGGRNIGDEYLLPEAEVEFGDYDLLVIGEVVPQIGAQFDQYWNSASAQPVSHVLGREWQLQTPRVQAWVGQLSEHYSAHTYWLLAQDWLDTLALNSWHQGLAALFFDDPAKIDNPQATEQRILDQIGQAMLQANQRILLVSPYFIPTQSGVDALIAAKSRGLDITIVTNSLSSNNVLQVHGWYAKYRHALLKAGILLWEVKGTQHDEQLDLLLKTSLHAKTFVLDHRHVFVGSFNFDPRSAYLNTELGIMIDAPALAQQIEQQVARLLPATAYQLTLNEQEQIRWQDHQNQITYSQEPETALWRRWGAKIYGWMPVESLL, from the coding sequence ATGAAAAAGGCGTTTTTGATCTTGGCAGTGTTGGTAGCGATATTGGTATTTTATGGCTTGGGACGTGCTCATGAGGTCAATAAATCCAAGAGTTATCAATTGCCCGTCGATGAGCAAACCACCCTTGCTCAGTGGCGCCTAACACTGCGCGCTCAATTATCGGCATTGGCATCGCAAACCAGTGTGCGAAATTTAGCACGTCGCGATGATGCGCTATTGGCGCGTCTTGGACTCATCGCCAATGCAGAGCAAAGTATCGATCTGCAATATTACATTTTTGCTGAAGATGAAGTGGGGCACTTGCTTTCCTTTGCGTTGTGGCAGGCCGCTGAGCGAGGCGTGCGGGTTCGTATGTTGCTCGATGACATGCAAAAACGCAGTGATGACACGCTACTGAAATTGGCCGCGCATCCTAATATTGAGGTTCGTCTTTTTAATCCCTTAGGTAGCCGAGTGCTGGGCTCCATTGCACTACTGGCCGATGTCGGCAGCCTGAATCGTCGTATGCACAATAAAGCGCTGATCGTTGATGGCGTGGGCGCCGTGGTCGGCGGGCGCAATATTGGTGATGAGTATCTGTTGCCAGAAGCTGAGGTGGAATTTGGCGATTATGATCTCTTGGTGATTGGTGAGGTGGTGCCGCAAATCGGAGCGCAGTTCGATCAATATTGGAACAGCGCTTCTGCGCAACCTGTGAGTCATGTGTTAGGCCGTGAGTGGCAATTGCAAACCCCGCGAGTGCAAGCCTGGGTAGGGCAGCTGAGTGAGCACTATTCAGCGCATACCTATTGGCTGTTAGCGCAGGATTGGCTGGACACTTTAGCACTCAATAGTTGGCATCAAGGATTGGCCGCTTTGTTTTTTGACGATCCAGCTAAAATTGATAATCCGCAAGCGACTGAGCAGCGCATTTTGGATCAAATTGGCCAAGCCATGTTGCAAGCCAATCAGCGAATTTTATTGGTCTCCCCTTATTTTATTCCAACCCAAAGTGGTGTTGATGCGCTGATTGCTGCCAAATCACGCGGTCTTGATATCACCATAGTGACCAACTCGTTGTCTTCTAATAATGTGCTGCAAGTGCATGGTTGGTACGCCAAATATCGCCATGCCTTACTCAAGGCAGGCATCTTGCTTTGGGAGGTGAAAGGGACGCAGCATGATGAGCAACTTGATCTATTGCTGAAAACTAGTCTGCATGCGAAAACCTTTGTGTTAGATCACCGTCATGTGTTTGTCGGCTCTTTTAATTTTGATCCGCGCTCGGCTTATCTCAATACCGAACTTGGGATCATGATTGATGCGCCAGCATTGGCGCAGCAGATTGAACAACAAGTGGCGCGGCTCCTTCCCGCCACTGCGTATCAGTTAACCTTGAATGAGCAAGAGCAGATTCGCTGGCAAGATCATCAAAATCAAATCACTTACAGCCAAGAGCCAGAAACCGCGTTATGGCGTCGTTGGGGCGCAAAAATATATGGTTGGATGCCTGTGGAATCATTACTTTAG